TAATTTGAATAACTGTAATTTTCTAATTTTTGACTACATGATTCCCNNNNNNNNNNNNNNNNNNNNNNNNNNNNNNNNNNNNNNNNNNNNNNNNNNNNNNNNNNNNNNNNNNNNNNNNNNNNNNNCCCCCCCCCCATCATTTTCCTCATGTGGTTTTCGTTCCACAAATTCATCCATCTGTTTCCTTCTTTTCACATGTAAAATCATACTCCATGATAGTTTAAGTAACAAAGAATGCCAAAATGAAAATAAAACTCGCCTCCTAATCTTTCTTACGCTCGGGATTGTATTGCGTTTATCATGTAAGAAAACATCGAAAATTCAGATGACAAAATACAAAAAAAAAAAAACAAAACGCACCGTTTTAATAGCCTACATCGCTGCAGATCACATCCATCGCACCCCACGGAATAGACCGTGGTCTCACACGCTTATCTATTGCCAACGCAATAAAAAAGACACGTGTCAGTATTAAAGGGTTGGACTTTCCACAGATTTGCTTTGGGAAAAGTACAGTTCTTCGTTGTCTCCCTCTCTCTGCTGTAAAGTCTCTGGCTTGAGACCAGTTGCCGAAAGCTTGAAGCTAAGAATCTGATTGTTGTTCGTATTAAACGACGACGCTTTTGAATTATGGCGGAATCGTCGTCTTCATCACCTAGTGAAGAGATCGTTCGATTAATCAAACGGTTAAGCGGTTACGTTGCTTTCAAGATGTCTAGCCTCTTCTCTACACCTATTCGCAATCTGGTTCTCTCTCTCTCCCTCCATTTCTCGTTTGCCCTTTACACGTTTCTCTGTAATCGGATCTGGAAAGTCGTAAGCTTTAGATTAGTACCGGAGATTTCAGAATTGAGCTTGAAAGATTGTAATTTGATTAATGCCCAACTCTAGGGAACTCATTCTTCAGTTGAATTTGATTCGGTTCAGAGCTAGCTAAGAAAGAGCAGAAAGATCCAAACTTTATTGAGAGTTTGATTCGTTTATTGCTGGCTTTGTAATTAGGATTCGAGATCTATTGGTGCTATTGCGGGGCTTGCAATCGCTGTGATATTCACATGGAGGGCCATAAGAACACAACCAGGGGAGCCTCAAAGAAGGCGACCTAAACGCAGGTTGCAATCAGCTGAATCCTCTAGTGCTGCTGCTGCTTCCATCCCTCCTGATGTTTCTTCGCCTCATGAGGATAATGGAATGCAAGATGTTGTTGATCAGTTTTTTCACCCTGGAAAAGTAATATTCTTCTTCTCTTGTACTATGTAGTTTATAGACTTGATTCTGCTATGAATGAAGTTTTTTTTTGTTTTTTTGCAGCCTACATTGGGGAAGATAGTTAGGCAGAGACTTAGTGAAGGAAGAAAGGTAATTGCTTGCCTGCATTGACTGAGAATGTTGTGAATCTATCTTACCACTTGAAATTGCACTATGGTTCTTGATGTTCCATGGTTGATACATTTGATGTTCATAGACATCTTCTTCTCATGTATTTTCTCAGAGCTATTGATAACTCTGAGATTAAATCGTCTGACAGCTTTGTTTTAATCCGAGACTTTGAAGCATTATTGTCTTGAGTTTCACTCTATTTGGATGTGCATTTGTAGGTAACATGCCGTCTTCTTGGAGTCATTCTTGAGGAATCAAGTCCTGAAGAGCTCCAATTAGTAACAACTTTCTTTTTGATTTTCCATGTAAATATTTGCCTTTTATGCGTCTGTAACCTGACTCAAGCTTAATTTGTATGCAGAAACAAGCAACAGTGAGGTCATCCGTTATGGAAGTTCTCCTAGAGATTACAAAGTGTTGTGATTTGTATCTCATGGAAAGAGTTGTTGACGATGAAAGCGAAGTGAGTAACAACTTCTTTCCATTAGTTAATTCC
This sequence is a window from Brassica oleracea var. oleracea cultivar TO1000 chromosome C1, BOL, whole genome shotgun sequence. Protein-coding genes within it:
- the LOC106314269 gene encoding peroxisome biogenesis protein 22-like isoform X1; its protein translation is MAESSSSSPSEEIVRLIKRLSGYVAFKMSSLFSTPIRNLDSRSIGAIAGLAIAVIFTWRAIRTQPGEPQRRRPKRRLQSAESSSAAAASIPPDVSSPHEDNGMQDVVDQFFHPGKPTLGKIVRQRLSEGRKVTCRLLGVILEESSPEELQLKQATVRSSVMEVLLEITKCCDLYLMERVVDDESEVKVLQALETAGIFTSGGLVKDKVLFCSTEIGRTSFVRQLEPDWHIDTNPEISTQLARFIKFQLHVSAAKPERTVPNVFTSQSIEQFFGCA
- the LOC106314269 gene encoding peroxisome biogenesis protein 22-like isoform X2, whose amino-acid sequence is MAESSSSSPSEEIVRLIKRLSGYVAFKMSSLFSTPIRNLDSRSIGAIAGLAIAVIFTWRAIRTQPGEPQRRRPKRRLQSAESSSAAAASIPPDVSSPHEDNGMQDVVDQFFHPGKPTLGKIVRQRLSEGRKVTCRLLGVILEESSPEELQKQATVRSSVMEVLLEITKCCDLYLMERVVDDESEVKVLQALETAGIFTSGGLVKDKVLFCSTEIGRTSFVRQLEPDWHIDTNPEISTQLARFIKFQLHVSAAKPERTVPNVFTSQSIEQFFGCA
- the LOC106314269 gene encoding peroxisome biogenesis protein 22-like isoform X3, with translation MAESSSSSPSEEIVRLIKRLSGYVAFKMSSLFSTPIRNLDSRSIGAIAGLAIAVIFTWRAIRTQPGEPQRRRPKRRLQSAESSSAAAASIPPDVSSPHEDNGMQDVVDQFFHPGKPTLGKIVRQRLSEGRKKQATVRSSVMEVLLEITKCCDLYLMERVVDDESEVKVLQALETAGIFTSGGLVKDKVLFCSTEIGRTSFVRQLEPDWHIDTNPEISTQLARFIKFQLHVSAAKPERTVPNVFTSQSIEQFFGCA